The following coding sequences are from one Rattus norvegicus strain BN/NHsdMcwi chromosome 11, GRCr8, whole genome shotgun sequence window:
- the LOC120095693 gene encoding small ubiquitin-related modifier 2-like, with the protein MADEKPKEGVKTENNDHINLKVAGLDGSVVQFKIKRHTPLSKLMKACCERQGLSTRQSRFRFDGQPFKETDRPAQLEMEDEDTIGVFQQQTGGVYRKGNLLLYSRILL; encoded by the coding sequence ATGGCCGACGAGAAACCCAAGGAAGGAGTCAAGACTGAGAATAACGATCATATTAATTTGAAGGTGGCGGGACTGGATGGTTCTGTGGTGCAGTTTAAGATTAAGAGGCACACACCACTTAGTAAACTAATGAAAGCTTGTTGTGAACGGCAGGGTTTGTCAACGAGGCAGAGCAGATTCCGGTTTGATGGGCAACCATTCAAGGAAACAGACAGACCTGCACAGTTAGAAATGGAGGATGAAGATACGATTGGTGTGTTCCAGCAGCAGACAGGAGGCGTCTACAGAAAAGGGAACCTGCTACTTTACTCCAGAATTTTGTTATAG